AACACATCTCTAAATACAACCTGTACCAAAAACCGTGTGTTGTCGTGAACAGCTATTTCTGGTTATCCCTGGCAGAGAGTCTTGACGCCCAGGCCGACCCCGCCACCCACTCACACCTATGGAGGTTAGTAGGTACCTAAGGTTACTACTAACTTAGTACCTACTAAGGCATAGGGATAGTTGGTACAATCACGTGCCAAAAGTCTGGAATCACCCCGCTCGACCCCCGCTTTCTCACCAAGGTAGctcaaccatctcatcaactttAACACGCAGTATCTCGATGAAAAATGGCTTCTGAAGAGCGCTCTTTTGGCTCAGAAATAAGCGGAAATCGCCAATTTAATCATGAATTTACTCCGGTCCAAAGAGCTGCAATAATGGCGGAGTTACGGGCCGGCAAATCTCAACGTACAGTTGCAGCTAACTTCAACACCACGCAAGGTACAATATCGAAGACCAAAAAACgctgggaagaagaggaaataCTGCAATCTAGGGCACGAAAAGGGCGTCCTAAGAAACTTACGGCGCTGCAGATTGTAAGAATTAATTCATTTATTAATCGGCATCGTGAGATCACTTGGAATGacgttcttcttgagcttggttTAGATGTCTCAATCCGTACCTTAAAACGACGTCTACAGAGCTATTGGCGCCGTAAATGGCGGTCAAAAAGACGGATTAAACTATcagaagaagatgcaaaAGCCAGGCTTAAGCACTGTGAGTTTTGgctccatcatcttgacgATTATATACAGGTAAGTCAGTTAAAAGTGAAGCTATTACCACTGACTTTGCCGTACAGATTTGCTTCAGTGACGAAGTTACTGTACAGAATGCACCGAACAACCCCGACGGCTGGGTCTTTCGCCGACCTAATGAGAGATATAGGAAGGACCTAGTTAACATTCAGTCACACGGAAAGGCTTGTCAGTCGGTCATGTTCTGGGGAGCCATTGCTGGAACTAATAGGTCATATATTATCCCTATGATAAGGGATCCGGCGGCCAAAAAAGGAGGTTATTCCAGCTGGTCATACAGGAAGGCTCTTACAGAAGGTCTCCTCCCTTTCCTCGATGAATTTGAGCTATTTCAGCAAGACAACGCCCGTGTGCATATCGCCAAAGCTACAATAGATTGGTTGCTTTTACACGGAATTATTCCAATTAATTGGCCGGCACATTCCCCTGATTTAAACCCAATTGAACATATCTGGAAGGCTTTAAAAGCTAAATTACGAAGGATTCATCCAGAATATATCAAATTAGGCAAAAGCGAGGCTCACAGGAAATTGCTGATTAAATGGATCCAAGAAGCGTGGGAGGCCTTGCCGGACCACCTGATTTTGAAGCTCACGAAGTCTGCCCAAAACAGGCTTCGCGCTTGTATGCGCGCGCGTGGTTGGTATACAAAGTATTGATCTCCTGATTCAGGGCTTTAAAATGATATAtaaatgaagctatcacgaTAATTCCCTCTATTTCAATTGCAATGTGAAGTCCGGCGGTGAGATCGAGGGTGCTGTTGGGGGTGCGGGGTGATTCCAGACTTTTGGCCTGACATTTTAGTAGCTGGCGTATTGGATGGATCGTAGCTTTCCTAGCCAACAACCCAACATCACCCTTTACCTTCAATCAACATATTCTCTTCGGCACAACCTTGTTTCTTCACGCGCATACTATTTTCATCCCAATCATGGGCCGGGATTGATCAAGTATCATGAATGGAGCCCACGAACGCTGGCTTGGACTTGGAAAAGGAGCTGACGTGCTCTGTAAATCTCCCCGCCTTTTTGACTCCAAAGTCGATGGCTGCCAACTGCTAACCTTGTCTGTAGATCTGCACGGAGCTCCTATACCAACCTTTGACTCTTCTTGATTGCCTTCACACGTTTTGCGGTGCCTGTCTGAAGGAATGGTTTACTTTCCAGGCTGCGACGGCCGAGCGGGCGCCAAACCCGCCTGCTCCTGGTACAAACATTTTTACATGCCCGTCATGTCGAGCTGCTGTACGGACGACCCAACATAATGCGACCGTCGTCACTCTCTTGGATATGTTTATAGCAGCAAGCCCTGGCAAGGATCGTTCAGCAgcagagaaggaagagatggCAAGGAAGTATAAACCTGGCGACCAAGTCCTCCCGACGATAAATACACATCGAACGGCGGATGAGCGGCGCATCGACGCTGAAGACAGAAGgttggtggaggaggttcGAGAACTAAGTTTACAAGAGGCGGGAGTATCTTCGGGGCCACCAAGGACGCGGCGGAGACGTGAGAGTCGATCTGCGGACGacagaagaaggacaagcaGAGACAGGGAAAGGGACCGAGGCAGAGATAGAAGCGTCGATAGCCGCCATCAGCGACGAGGAAGCCGTCGCCCACGAGCTGATGAGGGAGGTCGGCATAGCTCTGATCAACTCCATGTCGAAGGCGAGCGACGACGTCGACGAAGCGAGTCGAGGCAGCGCCAGATTGAGCACCAGTCATCGATTCGATCACTAATCAGCTCGGGAGATATGAGTGAGAGGGATATCGAACGAGAAATAGAGTCATTTGCCAGACAGATCCAGGAAGAAGGTCTCCTCGACGGGCTCGATTTGGACAACATCGATTTGAGTCGCGACGACGAGCTCAGCAGGAGGATCACTGAGGCATACCGACGTCGGCAGAGGGATCGAACACGCCAAGAAGCGAGGAGGAACAATGGAAATAACTATCCCCCGTTGACACGATATGCCGAGAATGCGGCAGCTGGGGACCCTCGCATGTTGGCCCCAGAAGGAGGTCGACCAAGAGAAAGATCTCGACCACATTCTCGGTCTGCGAGCGCTGCAAGTGCTACCAGTGCTGCGAGTCAGACAGAGGAACGGAGTCGTCCGCCAACATCTACGAACTTAGCAAACTTAGAGGTCCAGGAGCCAATCCGAAGGCCTAGGAGACGGACTGCTAGCGGAGGTCGAAGCTCTACCACTCCAGTATTTCCGACCACTGCTGAACCCAGGCCTGCTGCTCGGTCCTCTACGGACCTGGGATCGAGACCCCAGGCTTCTGATATAACGCAGTCCCGACCTAGCTTTAGCGAGGGACGCAGCACGAGCACACCCATCCATACCGTACCGTTTCCCAACCCAACAGAAGCGGCTTCATTCAGCAACAATACCGGGAATATGTCGTTTGCCAGTCGTCAAGGAACCTCTCAAAGTGCATCGGTCCCTCCTCTATTCTCCCATCATGATGCAGCAGCCGGCCGGGCAAACAGACCTCGTCCGGTTGATCTTGCTATTGTTCATCAGACTGTGACCAGCCCGATTAGTAGTCCCACCGTCTCAGGACACCAGAGGACCAGGTCACAGCTCTACCCTGAACCTTCAGTCAGCTGCTCACGATGCAACAAGCAGCACATCGAATATGAGCTCCATTACAATTGCTCCATTTGCGCCAATGGACAATGGAATGTATGCCTCAACTGTTATCGGGCTGGCAAAGGCTGTCATCACTGGTTTGGGTTCGGCCATGGTGCTTTTTCCAAATGGGAAAAGATCCGCCAGCAGAAAGGGGATGCTTCACTTCCACAGCCACATACACTGACAGCTCTCCGTTACCGTCCTCCCCGCTCATCTCCTGGCGGGGCAGACGGACGAAAAACACTGACAGCGGACGATCCTCGACATCGGTTAGAAAGCGGTACTTTCTGTGCTAAATGCTCCGCTTGGACGAACGAGTGTTATTGGCGGTGCGACATATGTAACGAGGGCGACTGGGGCTTTTGCAACGACTGTGTGAATCAGGGAAGATCATGCACACATCCCTTACTTCCAATGGCTCACGAAGCCACCCAGTCTAACCAACACAGGCCTGGAAGTCCTCCTAGATCACCTGGTCGACCCACGGCAGCAACAATATTTAAGGGCCCTAACGCATCCAGCATCAAACCATTCGAATACTTGTCATTCACCACAAGATGCGACTTGTGTCAGGAGCCCATCCAACCGAATCAAGCACGATATCACTGCTATCAGTGTACAAGCTCCTTGGTATCAGATGCTGCACCAGGTGATTACGATATATGTTCTTCATGTTATGGGAACTTGATCGTACAAAGACAGATCAGCCCTGAAAACGGCCATTCAGGTTGGAGGAGATGCCTTAACGGGCATAGAATGGTAGTCATCGCATTTACGGATGGGAAGAGTGGGCGATGGAGATATATAGCCCAGGACTTGGTGGGAGGCCAAGGATTAAAGCCAGAGGCAGCTGAAAAGGCAGAACACCGCGAGAAAGGACTTCAGAAATGGGTTTGGCACGAAAATGGTCAAGATTTAGCCCGGCTTGTCACCAAAGACGTGTCAGAAACGGCGCCGAGCGAGAGCGGTTTCGCAAAGAGCTTGCCACCTGATGGCGGAGTCGGACTGAAGGCGACTGCGAGGTTTGGATGGTACCCCAGACCGGGAGCGGACGACGAACTTCTCTTTCCAAAGGGAGCGGAGATCAAAGAGATCGAGGATGTGAACGGAGAATGGTTCTTTGGAGCATATATGGGTACTCGGGGCTTGTTCCCAGCGCCATATGTGCGGTTAGAACAGGATGCCTAAAATTGCAAGAGCTGGCGACGCCGTGATGGACACGCGAGAAtctaatacttatttatataatgGCTGCGTTAGTGATTTGTATTTGTTGGTATCCAGGCTTGAAGCCGTATGGAAGTCGGTGCGGGACTTGGTCATCCAACACCGACAGCCCGGGATTGCGCCATTGCCGATTGCGGCCCCACCATCCAAATACATTTCCCTTTGATCTCTTCTATAAGCTCAACTTATTCCTGTTGTGGGACACCCCGACTTTTGTGACTGTCAATTGGTTTGGTCAAGATCGCGACACTTCACACATTAAATCATGTTCCGTCCCAGCGTCAGGCGGCTTGCAGCTGCCGCGGCCAAAGCTGCGGCAGCTCCCAGCTCTCATACCCTCAATGTGTCTCGAGCTCAAGGTGTCTCGAGAGGTTTGACAGGAGGTGCGCCTATCATCAATGTAATCCCGGTCCTTGAAAGGGAATCTGACCTATAATAGCTATTGGAAATACCCCTCTCATCCGTCTGAACCACCTCTCCGAGGAGACTGGCTGTGAGATCCTCGGCAAGGCAGAGTTCATGAATCCTGGTGGTTCCGTCAAGGACCGCGCAGCGCTGTACGTTGTTAAGGACGCCGAGGAGCGCGGTCTCCTCAAACCTGGAGGCACTGTTGTCGAAGGGACCGCAGGAAACACCGGTATCGGCCTCGCTCACGTCTGTCGTTCGCGCGGCTATAAGCTCGTTATATACATGCCAAACACCCAGTCTCAGGGCAAGATCGATCTTTTGCGGCTCCTCGGCGCTGAGGTCTACCCGGTCCCTGCTGTCGCGTTCGATAATCCCGAGAACTACAACCATCAGGCCCGTCGACACGCTGAGCGACTCGACAACGCCGTTTGGACGAACCAATTCGACAACACAGCCAATCGCCGTGCGCATATCGAGACGACGGGCCCTGAGATCTGGGCGCAGACAGATGGAAAGATTGACGCTTTCACATGCGCCACTGGAACTGCTGGTACCCTAGCCGGCATTACAAGGTATCTGAAGGACGTCTCTGATGGCCGGGTCAAGAGTTTCCTTGCCGACCCTCCAGGCAGTGTGCTTCATTCTTATGTATCCTCTGGCGGCAAGCTTACCGAGCGCACGGGTTCCAGTATCACCGAGGGTATTGGACAAGGTCGCATCACCGACAATCTCCAGCCTGATATTGGCCTGGTAGACGGTTCGCTGCACATCTCAGACGAGAAGAGCATTGAAATGGTCTACCGATGCTTAGATGAGGAGGGGTTGTACCTCGGTGCCAGCTCCTCTCTCAACGTTGTAGCTGCCAAGGAggttgctgagaagctggGCAAAGGTCATACTGTCGTCACTGTCCTCTGCGACGGTGCTTACAGATACGCTGATCGACTGTTCTCGCGCAAGTGGTTGACAGACAAGAAGCTTCTGGGAGCTATTCCCAAGCACCTGGAGAAGTACATCGTTTTGCCTTAGAGGCATCCCATATAAAAAGAATCTCGTTGATACATATATAGTACATGATAATTCCCCCGCTATCCGTGACAGATCGTCCTCATGTAGACTCCGGGTCTTCTCAAAGTGCATGAATATTTTCGACTAGTTATCCTCTACGTCGTTCCTAGGGCGGGGCGCAGCAGGCAAATGTTGTTTCCAGCTGGGCTGTCGGCCTGTGACTCTCTCATACGCCATGTCCCAGCCAAAAGAGTTCTTATCGGGACTCATCATAACAAAATCTTCGATGTGTTTTTCCATAAGATCGTGGATAGGCTGCAGGTCTTTGGCATCTTCACCGATGATCTCCTGTGCTAGTTCTATCGCCCTTATGTTCTCGGTAAGAGTCAAAATGTAGTTGAAAGGAGAAACGTGTTGCCTTTCGGGTACGTAGTTATCGCTGTTGGGCTTGACTCGGCTGTTGATAGGATTCAGGTAGGGTGAGCTTGTTAAGTCATCGGATTCTCGTTCAGCCCATGCGCTGGTGATAAACTCAACATTGTCTCGAAGCTCTCGGATCAAATCATCCACTGGAGCTCCGGCTGCCTGCTGCTCCTTGACTGCAGATGCTTGGGAGAAGAGAATCATACCCCGGATAACGGGGTTCATATGAGGCTGACGGCGAGGGGGTGTGTTCTTAGC
This genomic stretch from Fusarium oxysporum f. sp. lycopersici 4287 chromosome 5, whole genome shotgun sequence harbors:
- a CDS encoding cysteine synthase — protein: MFRPSVRRLAAAAAKAAAAPSSHTLNVSRAQGVSRGLTGAIGNTPLIRLNHLSEETGCEILGKAEFMNPGGSVKDRAALYVVKDAEERGLLKPGGTVVEGTAGNTGIGLAHVCRSRGYKLVIYMPNTQSQGKIDLLRLLGAEVYPVPAVAFDNPENYNHQARRHAERLDNAVWTNQFDNTANRRAHIETTGPEIWAQTDGKIDAFTCATGTAGTLAGITRYLKDVSDGRVKSFLADPPGSVLHSYVSSGGKLTERTGSSITEGIGQGRITDNLQPDIGLVDGSLHISDEKSIEMVYRCLDEEGLYLGASSSLNVVAAKEVAEKLGKGHTVVTVLCDGAYRYADRLFSRKWLTDKKLLGAIPKHLEKYIVLP